Proteins encoded by one window of Salarias fasciatus chromosome 1, fSalaFa1.1, whole genome shotgun sequence:
- the sall1a gene encoding sal-like protein 1a: MSRRKQAKPQHFQSDPHLPLSEHNGDTELCSEDPPCKESDAHVCSRCCAEFFELSELEEHQKNCTKNQLVLIVNENPASPAGTFSPGSPHNPDDQMNDTANNTDQTECSDLLEPNALEKEESMDVDVSGMSSGHEEEGSHTESGSPINTVSSHIGRGTSGPAVGTSATSASLPQLSNLTELGNFSMINSNVIIENLQSTKVAVAQFSQETRSTGGPRVAVPALMEQLLALQQQQIHQLQLIEQIRHQILLLASQSPEMQVPPTTAPGTMGPAASPLTTLSSHLSQQLAAAAGLAQNLASQSASISSLKQLAAAAQLPQSNPSSSETSQSITTLGPSTVNSQSTDKRPGHMSSLHSQLSNSSLAKSSTPAFGIGSLLSSAVNPLLPQPPPGNPLFSSSLPNVGTTVEDLNSLAALAQQRKGKPPNVTSFEHKSSSDEAFFKHKCRFCGKVFGSDSALQIHLRSHTGERPYKCNICGNRFSTRGNLKVHFQRHKEKYPHIQMNPYPVPEHLDNIPTSTGIPYGMSMPPEKPVTSWLDSKPVLPTLTSSVGMLLPPTMPNLPHFIKKEDHSIAITSPSVTAKSDSGAAEPSAKSNDGVSAEGEGATLPTSNGKTEEGSHSSGFMTNMSSASESTAEYTTSNSPPMMTNPLMPLMSDQFKAKFPFGGILDPLQGSETSKLQQLVENIDRKVTDPNECVICHRVLSCQSALKMHYRTHTGERPFKCKICGRAFTTKGNLKTHYSVHRAMPPLRVQHSCPICQKKFTNAVVLQQHIRMHMGGQIPNTPLPESYPESMASDTGSFEERNFDDLDNFSDDNVEGMEEGPDSSVPDTPRSADASHDSLCNSPAPLETASHEGQEKNSQYHDHNNEMEDLQCSKATANGLVEGDCLTNDSSSLGGDVESQSAGSPAVSESTSSMQAPSPTSMQPQLRKSPSLEERQQRALSLDQSGVSLLHSHPSNIGALDLTSVNPSKDSLGMIFPFRERSTIKNTSCDICGKTFACQSALDIHYRSHTKERPFICTACNRGFSTKGNLKQHMLTHQMRDLPSQLFEPSNTSLSSSPTPSLLSVGSLKPEVNGFLHGLHPESKDVPPGLVTSSASTSPVLSAAPPRRTPKQHFCNTCGKCFSSSSALQIHERTHTGEKPFACSICGRAFTTKGNLKVHMGTHMWNSAPARRGRRLSVDGPMAFLGTNPVKFPEIFQKDMASRASNGDPASFWNQYAAAFSNGLAMKTNEISVIQNGGIPPMSGSLGNGGSSPIGGLTGSLDKLHSTEPNAALAGLEKMANTENGAHFRFTRFMEDNKEIVTN; encoded by the exons ATGTCGCGGAGGAAACAAGCGAAGCCGCAACACTTCCAATCCGACCCTCATCTGCCTTTATCGGAGCACAATG GGGACACAGAACTTTGCTCTGAAGACCCCCCCTGCAAGGAGTCTGACGCCCATGTCTGCAGCAGATGTTGTGCTGAGTTCTTTGAACTATCAGAACTTGAAGAGCACCAGAAGAATTGCACTAAGAATCAGTTAGTTCTGATAGTTAATGAGAATCCCGCCTCCCCTGCCGGAACATTCTCGCCTGGATCTCCACATAATCCCGATGACCAGATGAATGACACAGCTAACAACACTGATCAAACAGAGTGCAGTGACCTTTTAGAGCCTAACGCTCTTGAAAAAGAAGAATCCATGGACGTAGATGTTTCTGGAATGAGCAGCGGTCATGAAGAGGAAGGCAGCCACACAGAGAGCGGGAGTCCCATCAATACAGTGAGCAGCCACATTGGCAGGGGCACTTCTGGCCCTGCAGTAGGTACTTCAGCAACCTCTGCCTCCCTACCTCAGCTCAGTAACCTCACTGAACTGGGGAACTTCTCCATGATCAACAGCAATGTCATAATTGAAAATCTGCAGAGCACCAAAGTGGCTGTGGCCCAGTTCTCTCAAGAGACCCGTTCTACTGGAGGCCCCAGGGTGGCAGTGCCAGCCCTAATGGAGCAGCTCCTAGCCCTGCAACAGCAACAGATCCACCAGCTGCAGCTTATTGAGCAGATTCGTCATCAGATACTGCTGCTGGCTTCCCAGTCCCCAGAAATGCAGGTGCCCCCAACTACTGCTCCAGGCACAATGGGGCCTGCTGCCAGCCCTCTGACCACACTTAGCTCTCATCTCTCCCAACAGCTGGCTGCAGCCGCAGGCCTAGCGCAGAACCTGGCTAGTCAGTCAGCCAGTATTAGCAGCCTCAAGCAGCTGGCTGCAGCAGCGCAGCTACCTCAGTCCAACCCAAGCAGCAGTGAGACATCTCAGAGCATCACCACACTAGGGCCATCAACAGTCAATTCACAGTCCACTGACAAGAGGCCAGGCCATATGAGTAGCCTTCACTCTCAGCTAAGCAACTCCTCACTAGCTAAGTCATCAACGCCAGCATTTGGAATAGGTAGCTTGCTAAGCTCTGCAGTAAATCCCCTTCTACCTCAGCCCCCACCTGGAAACCCCTTGTTTTCCAGCTCTTTGCCTAATGTTGGCACCACTGTAGAGGACCTCAACTCTTTAGCAGCTTTGGCCCAGCAGAGGAAAGGCAAGCCGCCAAATGTCACTTCATTTGAGCATAAGAGTAGCTCCGACGAAGCTTTCTTCAAGCATAAGTGCAGGTTTTGTGGCAAGGTGTTTGGGAGTGACAGTGCCTTGCAAATACACCTGCGTTCTCACACTGGCGAAAGGCCATACAAGTGTAATATCTGTGGCAACCGCTTCTCGACTCGTGGTAACCTGAAGGTGCATTTTCAGCGTCATAAAGAAAAGTATCCACACATCCAAATGAACCCATACCCTGTTCCTGAGCATTTAGACAACATACCAACTAGTACTGGCATTCCCTATGGCATGTCAATGCCCCCAGAGAAACCTGTCACCAGCTGGCTGGACAGCAAACCAGTACTGCCTACTCTGACGTCGTCAGTTGGCATGCTGCTGCCACCAACCATGCCGAACCTGCCACATTTCATTAAGAAAGAAGATCATTCGATAGCCATAACTAGCCCTTCTGTTACTGCAAAGAGTGACTCAGGTGCTGCCGAGCCTTCCGCAAAAAGTAATGATGGAGTGTCAGCAGAGGGCGAAGGTGCAACTTTGCCTACCTCAaatggaaaaactgaagaaggCAGCCACTCCTCAGGCTTCATGACAAATATGAGCTCTGCTTCTGAGAGTACTGCTGAGTATACAACATCCAACAGCCCACCCATGATGACCAACCCACTCATGCCTCTCATGTCTGATCAATTTAAGGCTAAGTTCCCTTTTGGAGGCATCCTGGATCCTCTTCAGGGCTCAGAAACCTCCAAACTACAACAGCTTGTGGAGAACATTGATAGAAAGGTGACTGACCCCAATGAATGTGTCATCTGCCATCGAGTGTTGAGCTGCCAAAGTGCTCTGAAAATGCACTATCGCACTCACACTGGGGAGAGGCCTTTCAAATGTAAAATCTGTGGCAGAGCATTTACCACCAAGGGAAATCTTAAGACCCACTACAGCGTACACAGAGCAATGCCTCCTCTTAGAGTGCAACACTCCTGCCCGATTTGTCAGAAAAAGTTCACAAATGCTGTGGTTCTTCAGCAGCATATTCGTATGCACATGGGCGGACAGATCCCCAACACCCCCCTGCCAGAGAGTTACCCAGAGTCTATGGCCTCTGACACTGGTTCATTTGAGGAGAGAAATTTTGATGATTTGGACAACTTCTCCGATGACAATGTGGAAGGAATGGAAGAGGGCCCAGACAGCAGCGTGCCAGACACACCAAGGTCAGCTGATGCTTCACATGACAGTCTGTGTAACTCCCCTGCTCCCCTCGAAACAGCCAGCCATGAGGGGCAAGAGAAGAACAGTCAATATCATGATCACAATAATGAAATGGAGGACCTCCAATGCAGCAAGGCTACTGCAAATGGCTTAGTTGAGGGAGACTGCCTCACCAATGACTCCTCATCTCTCGGAGGGGATGTTGAAAGCCAAAGTGCGGGGAGTCCAGCTGTGTCAGAATCTACCTCCTCCATGCAGGCGCCATCCCCCACAAGCATGCAGCCACAACTCCGTAAATCCCCAAGCCTCGAAGAAAGGCAGCAGAGGGCCTTAAGCTTGGACCAGAGTGGTGTAAGCCTTCTGCACTCCCACCCTTCCAACATCGGGGCGCTGGACCTTACATCTGTCAATCCCTCAAAGGATTCTCTGGGCATGATATTCCCCTTCCGAGAGCGTAGCACCATCAAGAACACATCTTGCGACATCTGTGGGAAGACCTTTGCTTGTCAGAGTGCCTTGGACATTCACTATCGAAGCCATACCAAAGAACGACCATTTATTTGCACGGCATGCAACAGAGGTTTCTCCACCAAAGGAAATCTCAAGCAGCACATGCTCACCCATCAAATGAGAGACCTGCCCTCACAGCTCTTTGAGCCATCAAAcaccagcctgtcctccagcccaaCCCCTTCCCTGTTGTCTGTTGGCTCTCTTAAACCCGAGGTCAATGgcttcctccatggcctccacCCGGAGAGCAAGGATGTGCCCCCTGGCCTGGtcacctcctccgcctccactTCCCCGGTGCTTTCTGCTGCCCCGCCACGCAGGACACCCAAGCAGCACTTCTGCAACACCTGCGGGAAATGCTTCTCTTCTTCCAGTGCCCTGCAGATCCATGAGAGAACCCACACAGGGGAGAAACCCTTCGCCTGCAGCATCTGTGGTCGAGCTTTTACCACCAAAGGAAACCTCAAG GTTCACATGGGCACACACATGTGGAACAGCGCACCCGCCAGACGTGGCCGCAGGCTCTCTGTCGATGGGCCGATGGCCTTCCTCGGCACAAACCCCGTCAAGTTTCCTGAGATCTTCCAGAAAGACATGGCGTCGAGGGCGAGCAACGGGGACCCGGCCAGCTTCTGGAACCAGTACGCTGCGGCCTTTTCCAATGGGCTGGCCATGAAGACGAACGAAATCTCTGTCATTCAGAACGGAGGCATCCCACCCATGTCGGGCAGTTTAGGAAACGGGGGCAGCTCTCCCATAGGCGGCCTGACGGGCAGCCTGGACAAGCTACACAGCACAGAGCCCAACGCCGCTCTGGCTGGTCTGGAGAAAATGGCCAACACAGAGAATGGGGCTCACTTCCGGTTCACGCGCTTCATGGAGGACAATAAAGAAATCGTCACTAATTAG